Proteins encoded by one window of Anaerolineae bacterium:
- a CDS encoding ABC transporter permease, translating to MKVIKYLQVALESIIAHKMRAILTMLGIIIGVAAVLTTMGIGRGATANITEHIESQGTNLLSIMSGATSSRGVSSAGGSAITLTIGDAEALMATTLHPAVGLVAPVYNAYAQLVYGDTNTQSQINGVTANYAEVRNLKVASGRFLTEEDVAQKSHVVVIGPELASDLFGDENPVGLNVRIGGQPFQVVGVLEEMGGFGRDNPDTQAFVSIGVAQGRLFNASRYRGEYTVSTINIQVVSSDQVEAAKQQVETTLRLRHNLTADEDNDFYIFDQASLLETAADISATLTIFLGSIGAISLLVGGIGIMNIMLVSV from the coding sequence ATGAAAGTCATTAAATATTTACAAGTGGCCCTGGAAAGTATCATTGCCCACAAAATGCGGGCTATCTTGACAATGCTGGGCATTATTATTGGCGTGGCCGCCGTGCTCACCACTATGGGCATTGGCCGCGGCGCAACAGCCAACATCACCGAACATATTGAGAGCCAGGGCACTAACTTGTTATCAATTATGTCGGGGGCCACCAGCAGCCGCGGGGTTAGTAGCGCCGGAGGTTCGGCCATTACCCTGACCATAGGCGATGCTGAAGCTTTAATGGCTACCACCTTGCATCCTGCTGTGGGTCTGGTGGCTCCGGTGTACAACGCTTATGCCCAATTGGTCTATGGCGATACCAATACGCAAAGCCAGATCAACGGCGTTACCGCAAATTATGCCGAAGTGCGCAATCTAAAAGTGGCTTCGGGGCGTTTTTTGACCGAGGAAGATGTGGCCCAAAAAAGCCACGTGGTGGTCATTGGCCCGGAGCTGGCCTCTGATCTTTTTGGTGATGAGAATCCGGTGGGGTTAAATGTGCGGATTGGCGGCCAACCTTTTCAGGTGGTAGGCGTGTTAGAAGAAATGGGCGGTTTTGGCCGAGACAACCCTGATACCCAGGCCTTTGTGTCCATTGGGGTAGCCCAGGGACGGCTCTTCAACGCGTCGCGCTATCGGGGAGAGTATACCGTGTCCACGATCAATATTCAGGTGGTCAGCAGCGATCAGGTTGAGGCCGCCAAACAACAAGTTGAAACCACCCTGCGATTGCGCCATAATCTCACCGCCGATGAAGACAATGATTTTTACATTTTTGATCAGGCCAGTTTGCTGGAAACTGCGGCCGACATTTCGGCGACGCTGACAATCTTCCTGGGCTCTATTGGGGCCATCAGTTTATTGGTCGGCGGCATCGGCATTATGAACATTATGCTGGTTTCAGT